TGCGTTTCGCTGACGGATAGCACAGGAAAAAATAAATAAAAGGAAGTTCCTTTTCCCATTTCACTTTCAATCTGGATCCCGCCACCCAGTTTTTTTATAATTCCAAGAACAACCGAAAGCCCAAGTCCAGTGCCTTGCCCAACCGGTTTGGTGGTAAAGAAGGGGTCAAAAATCCGATCCAGATATTCACGTGGAATCCCTGTCCCTGTATCCGTAATGGTGAGTTTAAGATATTGGCCCGCCAGCAGATTGAGCTGGAGAGCCTCCTCAAGCGCCAATGAAATTTCGGACAATTCAATGGTCAGGGTTCCGCCTTGTTCCCGCATGGCATATTCCGCATTCACACTCAGATTCAATATCACCTGATGCAATTGGGTCGGATCGGCGAAAATCATATAACTGGTATTGGCGATGTTTGATTTGATTTCAATGGTGCTTGGCAGACTGGAACGCAAAAAAACCGTGATTTCCTTCAACAGAATACGAATATCCATAGGAATTTTGGCGGCATCCTGCTGACGGCTGAATGTCAGAATCTGACGGATCAGTTCTTTGGCTCGTATGCCAGCCTTTGTGGCCTGCTGTAAATAGGGGAGGATTTCATGATCTTCTTCCAGAAATTCCTGACTAAGCTCAATATTTCCCAAAATGGCAAACAGAAGATTATTGAAATCATGTGCGATCCCTCCGGCCATTGTGCCCAGGGCCTCCATTTTCTGGGATTGACGAAGCTGATTTTCGAGCTTCAATTTTTCCGCTTCCGCTTGTATCCGGTAAGTGATGTCAAGGACGGATGCCACCCGGAGATCCTGATCTTTCCAGTTGGTGTTTTTTCCGATAATTTCAGCCGGAAACGTTGTTCCATCTTTTCTCAAAAGAATGGCTTCATAGGATTCAGAAGATCTGAGCGCAATATTATGGTTCAAGGTATCAATGCTTTGTGGCGCGACCAGTTTCAGATAGGAAGTTTCAATCAGTTCATGGCGTTCATACCCCAACATCCGGCAAAACGTTGTATTCACATCAATGATAATTCCGTTGCTGTGCAGAATGATGCCTTCATGGGTTAACTCTGAAAGTCTGGTGTAGCGTTCCTCACTTTCCCGAAGGGCGGCTTCCGTTTGTTTCAGATCAGTGATGTCATGTACAATTCCGACAAATTGTCGTTGTTCATCCCCCCAAATTTCGGCCACCGAGAGACGAATCGGGAATTCATCTCCATTGATTCTGAGTCCCATGGCTTCTTTACCCAGTCCGATAACTCTGGGTCGGCCTGTTATTAAGTAGTGCTTGAACGAACTTTCATGGGTTTCCTGAAATCTGGGGGGCATAAGAATTTTGACATGTTGTCCCAATAATGTTTTTTCAGAGTAACCAAAAAGTCGTAAGGCCGCCGGATTAACGGATTTGATGTAGCCTTGATCATCAATGGTCACAATCCCATCCGGTGCGGTATTGAAGATCGAGCGGAATCTTGCTTCGCTGCTACGTAATTCCTGCTCCATGAGGATCTGCTTCGTAATATCACGGCCTATGGCATAAATCTGACGTTCCTGTGTGTGGAGGGAAAAATTCCAGGAAAACCAGAAAATAGTGCCATCTTTTCCTGTCAAACGGTTATTGAAGCATTGCGTGCCTTCATCCCGATCAAACAGCAGGTTGAGTTCCCACAGTGTCATGGGTCTGTCATCCACATGAACACAGTCAATGAAGGGCCTCAAGTGAAGTTCATCCATTGCCCGGTTCAGGGTTTGACACCAGGAATCGTTCCATTGTGTAATATTGCCATCCACATTGATGACACACATCAAATCCCGGGAAATATTAAAAAATTGATCCATCTCAATCTCAAAGGAGAACAATAAACGGTTGTGTTTATCATGTTAAATACAGGTTCAGAAAAAAACTAATGTAAGAATTGATGAAACTCAAATCAAACCTCATCCGGATCTTATTCAGAATGATCTAAACCTCCGGAAAATCCACAAATTGCTCAGTGTGATCTCCTGTCGAAAGGCCTGTAGATTGATGTTGAAAGAATGCTTGTATTATTCGTTTAATTCAGTAGGATGCGCCCTTTGGCTCATGAGCTTGATATCATAATATGATTGAAACAACACATTTTGTGAGACGGCTATGAAAAAAGGTAATGCGGTTTATGCACAATCAGGTGGAGTTACCAGCGTCATCAATGCGTCAGCCTTTGGTGTGATTACCGAAGCCATGCAATCTGAATGGATTGAAACCATTTATGGCGGTTTTCAGGGGATCAATGGAATTCTGGATGAATCCCTGGTAAATCTGGGGGAGGAAGATCTCGAGATGATTCAGTTGCTACGCTACAGCCCGGGAGCCGCATTGGGATCCTGCCGAAAAAAATTGCCTGACATGCATAAAAACAGAACCGAATATGAACGCATTATCCAGGTTTGCGAAGCTCACAATATCCGCTATTTTTTTTATAACGGTGGGAATGATTCCATGGACACTGCCTGGAAAATCAGTCAGTTTGCGGAAGAGATGGGCTATGACATGATTTGTGTGGGAGTTCCCAAAACAGTGGACAATGATCTGCCCGTCACGGACAATTCCCCGGGCTTTGGTTCCGCGGCCAAATACAACGCTGTCTCCATTCTGGAAGGCGCCTATGATGTGGCTTCGATGTATCGTGATTCCACCAAGGTGTTTGTTCTTGAAACCATGGGACGACATGCCGGATGGATC
This portion of the SAR324 cluster bacterium genome encodes:
- a CDS encoding PAS domain S-box protein; this translates as MDQFFNISRDLMCVINVDGNITQWNDSWCQTLNRAMDELHLRPFIDCVHVDDRPMTLWELNLLFDRDEGTQCFNNRLTGKDGTIFWFSWNFSLHTQERQIYAIGRDITKQILMEQELRSSEARFRSIFNTAPDGIVTIDDQGYIKSVNPAALRLFGYSEKTLLGQHVKILMPPRFQETHESSFKHYLITGRPRVIGLGKEAMGLRINGDEFPIRLSVAEIWGDEQRQFVGIVHDITDLKQTEAALRESEERYTRLSELTHEGIILHSNGIIIDVNTTFCRMLGYERHELIETSYLKLVAPQSIDTLNHNIALRSSESYEAILLRKDGTTFPAEIIGKNTNWKDQDLRVASVLDITYRIQAEAEKLKLENQLRQSQKMEALGTMAGGIAHDFNNLLFAILGNIELSQEFLEEDHEILPYLQQATKAGIRAKELIRQILTFSRQQDAAKIPMDIRILLKEITVFLRSSLPSTIEIKSNIANTSYMIFADPTQLHQVILNLSVNAEYAMREQGGTLTIELSEISLALEEALQLNLLAGQYLKLTITDTGTGIPREYLDRIFDPFFTTKPVGQGTGLGLSVVLGIIKKLGGGIQIESEMGKGTSFYLFFPVLSVSETQPQTSEQEVVPVTGIGHILLIDDELSIREMTHSILQRLGYVVTCTDNGEEAIDWIRRNPDRFDLVLTDQTMPQITGLELARQIHAMKLTMPVILMTGFSYAIEEQSLKEHGISAFLQKPFTMQKLSETIFQLMHHSQSESEKS